The Paenibacillus sp. FSL W8-0426 region GCCCGTGCGGAGCAAGGTCGATTTCCTGCTGGCGGACATTACGCAGTGGCGGGTCAGGACGGTGTTCGATACCGTGCTGCTCGGGGAGGTGCTGGAGCACTTCTCCCATCCCGAGGTGCTGCTTCTGCAATTGCACCGGCTGCTTCGCATCGACGGGACATTGGTGGTAACCGTCCCGTACGGATACCATCCCTTCCACGACCACAAGCAAACGTTCTATGCGGGCAATCTGGCGACTTGTTTAATGCCGTATTTCGATGTATACAAGATCGAGATCCATCATAAATATCTATGTTGCGCGGCGCGCAGACGTCGGGAAACCGAAATGCACGTCCAGCCGACCGCCAGCCAACTGGCGGCATGGATGAGCATGGATCATGCCGAATTCGCCGCGATCGAGCAGAGGCACCAGCAGCAGATGAATCAACGCAAAAAGGCGCTGGACAGCGCGGTGGAGCAGCTCAGGAAGCTGAAGCAGGGGCAGGACGGAACGTGACCGGCACGGATGAAATGTCGGATGGGCAGGAAGTTTCAAAGCGGTGAGAGAGTACAAAGACCGTGAGCGTCAACCGGAAGCAAAAAGGTGGAGCCATGCAGTCTGAACGAAGCAGGATGGATTTCGGGGAATAGATTTAGAAAAAAAGTACAGAAGACACCCTCACGGCAATACGCGTAAGGATAAGGAAGGAGCTAGAAACGTGATCACCATCAGCCTGTGCATGATTGTGAAGAACGAGGAACGAACGCTGGCGCGTTGTCTCGACTCGGTGAATGGCATCGCCGACGAGATCGTCATCGTGGATACCGGATCATCCGATCGCACGACGGAAGTGGCCGCGCGGTATACCGACCGGATCTATGCGTTTGCCTGGGAGGACGATTTTGCCGCGGCACGCAATGCTTCGTTCGCCCGAGCCACGCAGGAGTATATCCTGTGGCTGGATGCGGACGATGTGCTGCTGCCCGCGGAACGGGCAAAGCTGCTCGCTTTGAAGGAACGCCTGCCGTCAGGGGGGGAGACGGCAGGCGTGATCTTGAACTACACGCTGGCCGAGGGCCCGGATGGCGGTCCGCTCGTGTCGGACCGCCGGCTGCGCCTGGTCAGGCGCGACGCAGGCTGCCGCTGGCATGGGCGGCTGCACGAGCAGTTGACTTTCCCGCCGCGAGGCACGGTGACGGCAGACATTGCCGTCACGCATCGCCGCGAAGCGGACCATCATTCGGCGCGAAACGTGCGCATTCTGCGCAAATGGGTCGCCGAAAAAGGGATAGGGCATGGACGCCTGCTGTATTATTATGCGGGCGAATGTTATGACCGCCGGCGTTACGCGGCTGCGGCGCGGGCGTACGCCGAGCTGCTAAGGCGGCCGGAAGGGCATGCCGAAGACCGGCTCATCGCCTGCGCC contains the following coding sequences:
- a CDS encoding glycosyltransferase family 2 protein, with amino-acid sequence MIVKNEERTLARCLDSVNGIADEIVIVDTGSSDRTTEVAARYTDRIYAFAWEDDFAAARNASFARATQEYILWLDADDVLLPAERAKLLALKERLPSGGETAGVILNYTLAEGPDGGPLVSDRRLRLVRRDAGCRWHGRLHEQLTFPPRGTVTADIAVTHRREADHHSARNVRILRKWVAEKGIGHGRLLYYYAGECYDRRRYAAAARAYAELLRRPEGHAEDRLIACARLADCYGRLGDPGMKLGSLLQSFQYDLPHPDFCCAIAACFQDRQEWIAAIYWYMQALDVGSRDPGLRPVPVACRTWLPHAGLSFCYAHTGHIGQALLHNGKALEYVPDDPGLLSNRAKLEAILSQSQNGKP
- a CDS encoding class I SAM-dependent methyltransferase, which produces MANHDRVSERYYGTVNAEASHEATRARIHWMCRQATGQRILDVGCSQGIASILLGREGFRVTGVDLEDESIRYAREELAKESRPVRSKVDFLLADITQWRVRTVFDTVLLGEVLEHFSHPEVLLLQLHRLLRIDGTLVVTVPYGYHPFHDHKQTFYAGNLATCLMPYFDVYKIEIHHKYLCCAARRRRETEMHVQPTASQLAAWMSMDHAEFAAIEQRHQQQMNQRKKALDSAVEQLRKLKQGQDGT